From Pseudoleptotrichia goodfellowii, a single genomic window includes:
- a CDS encoding transposase, which yields MQNISKKNKRINKISKSSKYYFTDSDILHYGLISVIHTFGRDLKWNPHIHAIVSLGGFNKILILKT from the coding sequence ATGCAGAATATTTCTAAAAAGAATAAAAGAATTAATAAAATTTCCAAATCTTCTAAATATTACTTCACTGATTCTGATATTCTTCATTATGGTCTTATTTCTGTTATTCATACTTTCGGGCGTGATTTAAAATGGAATCCTCATATTCACGCTATCGTTTCTCTCGGAGGATTTAATAAAATTTTGATTTTAAAAACTTGA
- a CDS encoding transposase, with product MSKGNYPNQKIKRLAKITVNKLYSQNARFFFNVRSGDVNNTKGIIKYLGRYLARSPIAEYKITDITDNEVTFFYNDLANDKQKHLLLCLFKNLFPKF from the coding sequence ATTTCTAAGGGGAACTATCCTAATCAAAAAATTAAAAGATTAGCTAAAATTACTGTCAATAAGCTATATAGTCAAAATGCAAGATTCTTTTTTAATGTCAGAAGCGGTGATGTCAATAACACCAAAGGTATTATCAAATACTTAGGTCGATATCTTGCACGTTCTCCTATTGCTGAGTATAAAATTACTGATATTACTGACAATGAAGTTACTTTCTTTTACAATGATTTAGCTAATGATAAACAAAAACATTTATTACTATGCCTATTCAAAAATTTATTTCCCAAATTTTAA
- a CDS encoding transposase: MPIQKFISQILIHVPPKNFKMVNRYGLYARHISNKLKRAVIPFKKNIVPNKFSFYQRQTFKTFGINPFYCPICNIRMIVWEFYHYLYPKPKRYY, from the coding sequence ATGCCTATTCAAAAATTTATTTCCCAAATTTTAATCCATGTACCTCCTAAAAATTTTAAAATGGTTAATAGATATGGACTATATGCAAGACATATTTCCAATAAGCTAAAAAGAGCTGTTATTCCTTTTAAGAAGAATATTGTCCCTAATAAATTTTCTTTTTATCAAAGACAAACATTTAAAACTTTCGGTATAAATCCTTTCTATTGTCCTATATGTAACATTAGAATGATTGTATGGGAATTTTATCATTATTTATATCCCAAACCTAAAAGATATTATTAA
- the ytvI gene encoding sporulation integral membrane protein YtvI yields the protein MSNYKRFDFKKLYFILYIVLILIMILLLFKLGIFLFPFVIAVFFSIITQPFANFLQNKLKFSKKFATITSIVVFLLFFLSFISITSLRLFGEIYKLSKNINNYAEEFKRLWTLTIDQSHIYLGYLPKGFTEQIKNSVAGFISMGSSKFGRFINGLIYFVTSIPTIIIYICITVLSTFFISLDKKEILNFLEQQLPESWLRKVYNIKREMFTVLGSYVKAQIILMTICFFELLISFNILFFLEFNVSYPLLISIVICLIDALPILGAGAVLLPWAGISFILGDIKLGIALILIYLLVLSVRQMLEPKLISQNIGVHPLVTLISMYSGFKFFGVMGFLIGPVVMIILKNVFSKELEIGFFREIFSDTSEDSDDSASRNSRDNSPKENNNPIIDNMPENLKKLMEDEFIDDTEC from the coding sequence ATGTCAAATTATAAAAGATTCGATTTTAAAAAATTATACTTTATACTGTATATAGTTTTAATACTTATTATGATACTTCTGCTTTTCAAATTGGGAATATTTCTTTTTCCTTTTGTAATAGCTGTATTTTTTTCCATAATAACTCAGCCTTTTGCAAATTTTTTACAAAACAAACTGAAATTTTCCAAAAAATTTGCCACAATTACGTCAATAGTTGTATTCTTATTATTTTTCCTAAGTTTTATAAGTATTACTTCTCTCAGACTTTTCGGGGAAATTTATAAACTTTCCAAAAATATAAACAATTATGCTGAAGAATTTAAAAGATTATGGACTTTGACTATCGATCAGAGTCATATATATTTAGGTTATCTGCCCAAAGGATTTACAGAACAGATTAAAAATTCCGTTGCCGGATTTATCTCAATGGGATCATCAAAATTCGGTCGTTTTATAAACGGTCTTATATATTTTGTTACTTCGATCCCGACAATAATAATATATATATGTATTACAGTGTTATCAACTTTTTTCATAAGTCTTGATAAAAAAGAAATATTGAATTTTCTCGAACAGCAGCTTCCTGAATCGTGGCTCAGAAAAGTATATAATATAAAAAGAGAGATGTTTACAGTGCTTGGCTCTTATGTTAAAGCACAGATTATTCTTATGACGATATGTTTTTTCGAGTTACTGATTTCTTTTAATATATTATTTTTCCTCGAATTTAATGTTTCATATCCGTTATTAATATCTATTGTAATTTGTCTGATTGATGCATTGCCTATATTGGGAGCAGGTGCTGTTTTACTTCCGTGGGCAGGAATATCGTTTATTCTTGGAGATATAAAGCTCGGAATAGCACTAATTCTGATTTATCTGCTGGTGCTTTCTGTAAGACAGATGCTTGAGCCTAAACTTATAAGTCAAAACATAGGTGTACATCCTCTGGTAACTTTAATATCAATGTATTCGGGATTCAAGTTTTTCGGAGTTATGGGATTTCTTATAGGGCCTGTAGTTATGATTATATTGAAAAATGTTTTTTCAAAAGAACTAGAGATAGGATTTTTCAGGGAAATATTCAGCGACACTTCGGAAGATAGCGATGATTCAGCTTCAAGAAATAGTAGGGATAACAGTCCTAAAGAAAACAACAATCCTATAATAGACAATATGCCTGAAAACCTTAAAAAACTTATGGAAGATGAGTTTATTGATGATACAGAATGCTAA
- a CDS encoding TolC family protein produces the protein MLKAIPEMKNKKFQLLLLFFVSALSYGATVDDVISEYEQKSYTTKINQANLRTYDIKDKALKKGDWNTIKLTSENSYEKNKTYDGVSMENTASFGMLYYKNGYNFTNKEFTENKVGVSKTLNDFFYSDNKYNTNINNISRDIQKISNETNKNTEIRNLIDLYKNYKNKEKELEQSKISLQGKKKDYDILARKYQLGTASKFDYDLAKNEYETTDLKKQNTERELKILGENFMIYNVTLPKKEKLEDLKTVELKKEDFYNLKLSEAEKIKLNETLNEEKMRKEKFDYNIPKITADAGYSFEKKSFTVGVGVSKTFKLYNDTIEDLKNEAEKLRLEYEQKKNEILSNAGQEMLNYTTYQTNELISKKALDIAKEDYAIYAKKYELGSDTFANYVEKRNTYEKAIMDYEIAKNELAAFTKKIKYYK, from the coding sequence ATGCTGAAAGCAATTCCTGAAATGAAAAATAAAAAATTTCAACTTTTACTTTTATTTTTTGTAAGTGCTTTAAGTTACGGTGCAACGGTAGATGATGTGATTTCCGAATATGAGCAGAAGTCGTATACAACCAAAATAAATCAGGCCAACTTGAGGACATACGACATAAAAGATAAAGCATTGAAGAAAGGAGACTGGAATACAATAAAACTGACTTCGGAAAATTCCTACGAAAAAAACAAAACTTATGACGGAGTGAGCATGGAAAATACAGCAAGTTTCGGAATGCTTTATTATAAAAACGGTTATAATTTTACCAACAAAGAATTTACCGAAAATAAAGTGGGAGTATCGAAAACGCTGAACGATTTTTTTTACAGCGACAATAAATATAATACGAATATCAATAACATCTCAAGGGATATACAGAAGATAAGTAATGAAACAAATAAAAATACCGAAATTCGTAATTTGATAGACTTGTACAAAAATTATAAAAATAAGGAAAAAGAATTGGAGCAGAGTAAAATTTCTCTTCAAGGTAAGAAAAAAGACTATGATATACTCGCAAGAAAATATCAGTTAGGAACTGCTTCAAAGTTTGATTATGATCTGGCAAAAAATGAATATGAAACTACGGATCTCAAGAAGCAGAATACCGAAAGAGAACTTAAAATACTCGGTGAAAATTTTATGATTTATAATGTTACTCTTCCTAAAAAGGAAAAACTGGAAGATTTGAAAACTGTAGAACTGAAAAAGGAAGATTTCTATAATTTAAAGTTATCAGAGGCTGAAAAAATAAAATTAAATGAAACTTTAAATGAAGAGAAAATGAGAAAAGAAAAGTTTGACTATAATATTCCGAAAATTACCGCTGATGCAGGATATTCTTTTGAAAAGAAAAGTTTTACAGTAGGAGTGGGAGTATCAAAGACTTTTAAATTGTATAATGACACTATTGAAGACCTGAAAAATGAAGCGGAAAAATTAAGACTGGAATACGAACAGAAGAAAAATGAAATTCTTTCCAATGCCGGTCAGGAGATGCTTAATTATACCACTTATCAGACAAATGAACTGATAAGCAAAAAAGCACTGGATATAGCAAAAGAAGATTATGCGATATATGCCAAAAAATATGAATTGGGATCTGATACTTTTGCCAACTATGTGGAAAAAAGAAATACATATGAAAAAGCAATCATGGATTATGAAATAGCGAAAAACGAACTGGCTGCATTTACAAAGAAGATTAAATACTATAAATAA
- a CDS encoding efflux RND transporter periplasmic adaptor subunit: MLKEKFKPFCNNKAICLLILAVLFLVACGKKNVEKEYEVTTVERGDISLSIEKTGQVVSENEVAVYTTANQRVNKVFFKAGDNVKKGDVVLTFYPVDRNELQRKIQIKSLEVQQKQRDLRNASELKKIGGASAVSVDDARIALQTAQLELSSLREDYALLVDNIKSPVDGVITAMTADENYRVNTETTLFKVSDAKNMKVEVSLTDSEIQNIAVGQRVEISSDALPKGQQIEGTVSQISGVATKNANLDESNTTVSIKLSDPKGLRPGATINAIIYYKESKNILKVPYSAVINESGKYYVFTVGKDNKVTKKEVTVGETDNLYYEISTGLSSGEKIITVVDEALQNGQKIKIADPGKPQKGAKGKGDVKQESFEAPPR; encoded by the coding sequence GTGTTAAAGGAGAAATTTAAACCTTTCTGCAATAATAAAGCGATATGCCTTTTAATATTGGCTGTTTTGTTTTTAGTTGCCTGCGGAAAGAAAAATGTTGAGAAAGAGTATGAAGTTACTACGGTAGAAAGAGGAGATATAAGCCTTTCTATTGAAAAAACGGGACAAGTAGTATCTGAAAATGAAGTAGCCGTTTATACTACGGCAAATCAGAGAGTTAATAAGGTGTTTTTTAAAGCCGGAGATAATGTGAAAAAAGGCGATGTAGTGTTGACTTTTTATCCTGTCGACAGAAATGAACTGCAAAGAAAAATACAGATTAAAAGTTTGGAAGTACAACAGAAACAGAGAGATTTGAGAAATGCATCGGAACTGAAAAAAATAGGAGGAGCTTCTGCAGTGTCTGTAGATGATGCGAGAATAGCACTTCAAACAGCTCAGTTGGAACTGTCTTCGTTAAGAGAAGATTATGCGTTACTGGTAGACAATATAAAAAGTCCCGTTGACGGAGTAATAACTGCGATGACTGCTGATGAGAATTATCGTGTAAACACTGAAACTACTTTGTTTAAAGTATCGGATGCAAAAAACATGAAAGTGGAAGTGAGTCTTACCGATTCAGAGATACAGAATATAGCTGTAGGTCAGAGAGTTGAAATATCTTCAGATGCTTTGCCTAAAGGACAGCAGATAGAAGGAACTGTATCGCAAATATCCGGAGTTGCAACTAAAAATGCAAATCTGGATGAAAGTAATACGACAGTCAGTATAAAACTTTCAGATCCTAAAGGATTAAGACCGGGAGCGACTATTAATGCAATAATTTACTATAAAGAAAGCAAAAATATTTTAAAAGTACCATACAGTGCAGTTATAAATGAAAGCGGTAAATATTATGTATTTACAGTGGGAAAAGATAATAAAGTAACTAAGAAAGAAGTTACTGTAGGAGAAACTGATAATCTGTATTATGAAATTTCTACAGGACTTTCTTCAGGTGAAAAAATAATTACTGTAGTAGATGAAGCTCTGCAAAACGGACAAAAGATAAAAATTGCCGATCCCGGCAAACCTCAAAAAGGTGCAAAAGGTAAAGGAGACGTAAAGCAGGAAAGTTTTGAAGCACCGCCAAGATAG
- a CDS encoding ABC transporter ATP-binding protein, whose product MIDVKKIVKIYKNGNMSLEVLKGLNLFVAEKEYVALMGPSGSGKSTFMNILGCLDRLTSGKYILDNVDVSTMKGDELSKVRNEKIGFVFQSFNLLPRLSALENVALPALYAGVKREERMEKAKKALESVGLGERIHHKPGEMSGGQRQRVAIARAIINDPKILLADEPTGNLDSKSGEEVLGIFKRLNDNGTTIVMVTHEEDVAEHCKRIVRLKDGVIESDYIVEDRRGV is encoded by the coding sequence ATGATAGATGTAAAAAAAATAGTAAAAATATATAAAAACGGAAATATGTCACTGGAAGTTTTAAAAGGACTTAATTTATTTGTTGCGGAGAAAGAATACGTGGCATTAATGGGACCGTCAGGAAGCGGAAAATCTACATTTATGAATATACTTGGATGTCTTGACAGACTTACTTCCGGGAAATACATACTCGACAATGTTGACGTTTCCACAATGAAAGGTGATGAACTTTCCAAAGTCAGAAATGAAAAAATCGGCTTTGTATTTCAGTCTTTTAATTTGCTGCCCAGATTGTCGGCACTTGAAAATGTAGCTCTTCCTGCCCTTTATGCAGGAGTTAAAAGAGAAGAAAGAATGGAGAAAGCAAAGAAGGCTTTGGAAAGTGTAGGATTGGGTGAAAGAATACACCATAAGCCCGGTGAAATGTCCGGAGGACAAAGACAGAGAGTAGCAATAGCAAGAGCAATAATAAACGATCCTAAAATACTTCTTGCCGATGAACCTACAGGAAATCTGGATTCCAAATCAGGGGAAGAAGTTTTGGGAATTTTTAAAAGATTAAATGATAACGGGACAACAATAGTAATGGTAACTCACGAAGAAGATGTTGCCGAACATTGTAAAAGAATAGTGAGATTAAAAGACGGAGTTATAGAATCCGATTATATTGTTGAAGACAGGAGAGGAGTGTAA
- a CDS encoding ABC transporter permease: protein MDFFESLKLSVSNLFSYKVRSFLTMLGIIIGISAVVMMSSLGAGVKENIVGDLNKLGVGNFQVFIDTSPGQTYKSEDLFTTKDIENLKAIEGVEAVSPSSDAYARINIGENQSAMVVGSGVTQDTFKITNYTIVKGRKFLPDEYRKDGRYIIIDSTSADMLFPGQNPVGQKLALNFRKNMQIVTIVGVYKNPFANLGGGGGPDLPVFALFPNEYLNHINGNAQNKFTSLDMKAGNAKELEIVMERVREFLKSRGSSPKTYSVRNSAQGLDEFNNILNMISLCISGVAAISLFVGGIGVMNIMLVSVTERIREVGLRKAIGAKTKDILLQFLIEAVILTCFGGIIGVFLGYGGALLVGIFIKTTPILSPVVVIVSLVVSTMTGLIFGVYPAKKAAALDPIEALRVD, encoded by the coding sequence ATGGATTTTTTTGAATCACTGAAATTATCTGTCAGTAATTTATTCAGCTATAAAGTGAGATCGTTTTTAACAATGCTCGGAATAATAATCGGTATCTCGGCAGTTGTTATGATGTCCTCTCTCGGAGCAGGAGTAAAAGAAAATATTGTGGGAGATTTGAATAAATTGGGAGTAGGAAACTTTCAGGTTTTTATTGATACTTCTCCCGGTCAAACTTATAAAAGTGAAGATTTATTCACGACTAAGGATATTGAAAATTTGAAGGCGATAGAAGGAGTAGAAGCGGTATCTCCCAGTTCCGATGCCTATGCGAGAATAAATATAGGAGAAAATCAAAGTGCAATGGTTGTAGGTTCGGGAGTAACTCAGGATACTTTTAAAATTACGAATTATACAATTGTTAAAGGAAGAAAATTTTTACCTGATGAATACAGAAAAGACGGCAGATATATAATAATTGACAGCACGAGTGCCGATATGCTTTTTCCCGGTCAAAATCCTGTGGGTCAAAAACTGGCACTGAATTTCAGAAAAAATATGCAAATTGTAACAATAGTAGGAGTATATAAAAATCCTTTTGCAAATTTAGGAGGCGGAGGAGGCCCCGATTTACCGGTTTTTGCTCTTTTTCCTAATGAGTATCTGAACCATATAAACGGAAACGCACAAAATAAGTTTACATCTTTGGATATGAAAGCCGGTAATGCTAAAGAACTTGAAATTGTAATGGAAAGAGTAAGAGAATTTTTAAAGAGCAGAGGAAGTTCTCCTAAAACATACAGTGTCAGAAATTCGGCACAGGGACTGGATGAATTTAATAACATACTTAATATGATTTCTTTATGTATAAGCGGAGTTGCAGCTATTTCCCTATTTGTAGGTGGAATAGGCGTAATGAATATAATGCTTGTAAGTGTTACTGAAAGAATCAGAGAAGTTGGACTTAGAAAAGCTATAGGGGCCAAAACAAAAGATATATTACTTCAGTTTCTTATAGAGGCTGTTATCCTTACTTGCTTCGGAGGGATTATCGGAGTATTTTTGGGTTATGGAGGAGCATTACTTGTAGGAATATTTATTAAAACAACCCCTATTTTAAGCCCTGTAGTAGTTATAGTATCATTAGTAGTTTCAACCATGACAGGACTGATATTCGGAGTTTATCCGGCTAAAAAAGCTGCAGCACTTGATCCTATTGAAGCATTGAGAGTAGATTAA
- a CDS encoding nucleoside hydrolase, with protein MKKKIILDCDPGHDDAIAIMAAGLHEDFELLGITTVAGNQTIEKTTNNALRICDYFNFKTPVYRGMSEPLVRKNQIIATDFHGETGLDGIKLDKTDRQPEKEHGVNFIINTLLNSNEKITLVPVGPLTNIAMALKLEPKIKEKIEKIVLMGGSCKGGNVTPFAEFNIYADPEAASIVFSSGVPIFMMGLEVTNKTAPDEKIVKKIQRLKTKAADFLNQGLHFPKRYDENGNFIYHTLHDVVTLIYLIDQNTVKLEKINCEIETKDEEKYGQTICSNCDCKDNNNISSSNIQTAVEIDLDKFWEIIFEVIEKY; from the coding sequence ATGAAAAAGAAAATTATTTTAGACTGTGATCCGGGTCATGATGATGCGATAGCAATAATGGCTGCAGGATTACATGAAGATTTTGAGTTACTCGGAATTACTACTGTAGCAGGAAATCAGACTATAGAAAAAACTACAAATAATGCTTTGAGGATATGTGATTATTTCAATTTTAAAACACCTGTATACAGAGGAATGAGCGAGCCTTTAGTAAGAAAAAATCAGATAATTGCAACAGATTTCCACGGAGAAACAGGTCTTGACGGAATAAAACTTGATAAAACCGATAGACAGCCTGAAAAAGAACACGGAGTTAATTTTATTATAAATACTCTTTTGAACAGTAATGAAAAAATAACTCTTGTACCTGTAGGACCTTTGACTAATATAGCAATGGCACTGAAACTTGAGCCGAAAATAAAAGAAAAAATAGAAAAAATTGTTCTTATGGGGGGAAGCTGTAAAGGCGGAAATGTAACACCTTTTGCTGAATTTAATATATATGCGGATCCTGAAGCAGCATCTATAGTATTTTCTTCGGGAGTACCTATATTTATGATGGGACTTGAAGTTACGAATAAAACTGCACCTGATGAGAAAATCGTGAAAAAAATTCAGAGACTGAAAACAAAGGCAGCAGACTTTTTAAATCAGGGACTACATTTTCCTAAGAGATACGATGAAAACGGTAATTTTATATATCATACGTTACATGATGTGGTTACTTTGATTTATTTAATAGATCAAAATACAGTAAAATTGGAAAAAATAAATTGTGAAATCGAAACAAAAGATGAAGAAAAATACGGACAGACAATTTGCAGTAATTGCGACTGTAAAGACAATAATAATATTTCGAGCTCAAATATTCAGACAGCTGTGGAAATTGACTTGGATAAGTTCTGGGAAATTATTTTCGAAGTGATTGAGAAATATTAG
- the rbsK gene encoding ribokinase, translating into MKKALVIGSLNMDMTAKVENLPKLGETIFSNEFYESCGGKGANQAVAMSKLGMTTEMIGMVGNDSQGDRLINNLIKHNVKADNIIKSNDLTGRAIITVDKKGNNNIIVIPGCNFKISEKDIQDKIGVIAESDIVILQNEIPSEVVEYSLLKAKELQKITIFNPAPARKLSDKMYQNIDYLILNETEMEEIFDIGIHDKVYIGRIFHKKKECGIKNIILTLGENGSVLFDENDNVKKFDAYEVEAVDTTAAGDSFIGAFALKICETNNPDEAIKYATATSAIVVTRQGAQDSIPSPEEIEEFIEKHPIR; encoded by the coding sequence ATGAAAAAAGCACTTGTAATAGGAAGTTTGAATATGGATATGACGGCAAAAGTGGAAAATCTTCCTAAATTAGGCGAAACTATTTTCAGTAATGAATTTTATGAAAGTTGTGGAGGTAAAGGAGCAAATCAGGCAGTTGCAATGTCAAAATTGGGAATGACTACAGAAATGATAGGAATGGTAGGAAATGATTCCCAAGGAGATAGGTTAATCAATAATCTTATAAAACATAATGTTAAAGCAGATAACATTATAAAAAGTAACGATTTAACGGGAAGAGCAATAATAACTGTAGATAAAAAAGGAAACAATAACATTATTGTAATTCCGGGATGCAACTTTAAAATTTCTGAAAAAGATATACAAGATAAAATCGGAGTTATAGCTGAAAGTGATATCGTTATATTACAAAATGAAATTCCTTCGGAAGTAGTTGAATACTCACTTTTAAAAGCTAAAGAGCTTCAAAAAATTACGATATTTAATCCTGCACCTGCGAGAAAGTTAAGTGATAAAATGTATCAAAATATTGACTATTTAATATTAAATGAAACGGAAATGGAAGAAATTTTTGATATAGGTATTCATGACAAAGTTTATATAGGAAGGATATTTCATAAAAAGAAAGAGTGCGGTATTAAAAATATTATACTTACACTGGGTGAGAACGGCAGTGTACTTTTTGATGAAAATGATAATGTTAAAAAATTTGATGCGTACGAAGTAGAAGCTGTAGATACTACAGCAGCAGGAGATTCATTTATCGGAGCATTTGCTTTAAAAATCTGTGAAACAAATAATCCTGATGAAGCTATTAAATATGCAACTGCAACATCAGCTATCGTTGTAACTCGACAAGGAGCACAGGATTCTATACCTTCACCTGAAGAAATTGAAGAATTTATTGAAAAACACCCGATCAGATAA
- a CDS encoding type II toxin-antitoxin system HicB family antitoxin translates to MTKDSYLYPAIFKYGEDGITITFPDLPGCISCGKNDEEALYMARDVLGGWMYQIERAKEKIPKSSSLNMINLNFDEKVLLIDVWMPSVRKSIRNKAVKKTLTIPQWLNERAIEKNLNFSHILQEALKEELGIK, encoded by the coding sequence ATGACAAAAGACAGCTATCTTTATCCGGCGATATTTAAGTATGGTGAAGACGGTATTACTATTACCTTTCCTGATTTGCCCGGATGTATTTCATGCGGGAAAAACGATGAAGAAGCCTTATATATGGCGAGAGATGTTCTGGGCGGCTGGATGTACCAAATAGAAAGAGCAAAAGAAAAAATTCCGAAGTCTTCATCTTTAAATATGATAAATTTAAACTTTGACGAGAAAGTTCTCTTAATTGACGTGTGGATGCCATCTGTAAGAAAATCTATCAGAAATAAAGCAGTAAAAAAGACACTGACTATACCTCAATGGCTAAATGAACGTGCAATAGAAAAAAATTTAAATTTTTCACATATATTACAGGAAGCTTTAAAAGAAGAATTAGGAATCAAATAA
- a CDS encoding type II toxin-antitoxin system HicA family toxin yields the protein MKSYISREIIKILKDNGWEETGESRGSHHYFVNPDKPESGKVTVPHPRKDIPIATVKAIFKQAGIQF from the coding sequence ATGAAGTCTTACATTTCTAGGGAGATTATTAAAATATTGAAGGACAATGGATGGGAAGAAACAGGAGAGTCGAGAGGGAGTCATCATTATTTTGTTAATCCCGATAAGCCTGAATCGGGTAAAGTGACAGTTCCTCATCCTCGAAAGGATATTCCCATTGCAACTGTAAAAGCAATATTTAAACAAGCGGGCATTCAATTTTAA